A part of Brassica rapa cultivar Chiifu-401-42 chromosome A05, CAAS_Brap_v3.01, whole genome shotgun sequence genomic DNA contains:
- the LOC103866580 gene encoding pentatricopeptide repeat-containing protein At2g41720, whose protein sequence is MATVTHLVTPPESSRAYRPRAAAKTSEALQEKKSVYVNYDRGEHEVSVRVSGFRKADIARRFRVRVENDRFQKDWSVTEVAERLVALNRWEEVDGVLNSWVGRFARKNFPILISELSRRGCIDLCVNVFNWMKNQKNYCARNDIYNTMIRLHARCNRVDQARGLFFEMQKWSCKPDAETYNALINAHGRAGQWRWAMNLMDDMLRAAIAPSRTTYNNLINACGSSGNWREALEVCKKMTDNGVGPDLVTHNIVLSAYKSGRQYSKALSYFELMKGAKVRPDTTTFNIIIYCLSKLGQTSQALDVFNSMREKRAECRPDVVTFTSIMHLYSVRGEVESCRAVFEAMVAEGLRPNIVSYNALMGAYAVHGMSENALSVFQEIKRNGMFPDVVSYTCLLNSYGRSGQPGKAKEVFLMMRKERRKPNVVTYNALIDAYGSNGLLPEAVGVFRQMEQDGVKPNVVSVCTLLSACSRSGKKVNVETVLSAAEARGIKLNTAAYNSAIGSFINGAELEKAIALYQTMRRKKVKADSVTFTVLISGSCRMSKYSEAVSYLKDMEELGVPMTKEVYSSVLCAYSKQGQVTEAESIFKQMKMDGCKPDVIAYTSMLHAYNASEKWEKACELFLEMEDNGVEPDSIACSALMKAFNKGGQPSNVFILMDLMREKEVPFTGAVFFEIFSACNTLQEWKRAIDLIQMMEPYLPSLSIGLTNQMLHLFGKSGKVEAMMKLFYKIIASGVEINLKTYAVLLEHLLAVGNWRKYIEVLEWMNDGGIQPSTQMYRDIISFGERSAGIEFEPLIRQKLASLRNKGVGGNLSKAH, encoded by the exons ATGGCAACCGTTACTCACCTCGTCACTCCGCCGGAATCTTCCCGCGCCTACCGTCCCCGAGCTGCAGCGAAGACCTCCGAGGCACTCCAGGAGAAGAAATCCGTGTACGTGAACTACGACAGAGGGGAGCACGAGGTCTCTGTCCGGGTCAGCGGGTTCAGGAAAGCGGATATCGCGAGACGGTTCCGGGTTCGGGTCGAGAACGACCGGTTTCAGAAGGATTGGAGCGTGACGGAGGTGGCGGAACGGCTTGTGGCTCTCAATCGTTGGGAGGAAGTTGATGGGGTTCTCAATTCCTGGGTCGGCCGGTTCGCTAGAAAGAATTTTCCAATTCTTATCAGT GAGCTCAGTAGAAGAGGATGCATCGATCTCTGTGTGAATGTTTTCAACTGGATGAAGAATCAGAAGAACTACTGTGCGAGGAATGATATCTACAATACGATGATCAGGCTCCACGCTAGGTGTAACAGGGTTGACCAGGCTCGTGGCCTCTTCTTTGAAATGCAAAAATGGAG CTGTAAACCGGATGCTGAAACGTACAACGCTCTTATCAATGCTCATGGTCGAGCTGGTCAGTGGCGCTGGGCTATGAATCTTATGGACGACATGTTACGTGCAGCT ATTGCTCCTAGTCGTACAACCTACAACAACCTCATCAACGCTTGCGGGTCTAGCGGAAACTGGAGAGAGGCGTTGGAAGTATGCAAGAAAATGACAGATAACGGAGTCGGACCAGATCTGGTGACTCACAACATCGTCTTGTCTGCATACAAGAGCGGTCGTCAGTATTCCAAAGCCTTGTCTTACTTTGAGCTCATGAAGGGAGCAAAAGTTCGTCCAGACACCACCACTTTCAACATCATCATCTATTGCCTGTCGAAGCTTGGTCAAACCAGCCAAGCCCTCGACGTTTTCAACTCCATGAGGGAGAAGAGAGCCGAGTGCCGTCCCGATGTGGTGACGTTCACCAGCATCATGCATTTGTACTCCGTCAGGGGAGAGGTTGAAAGCTGCAGAGCCGTGTTCGAGGCCATGGTTGCAGAAGGTCTGAGGCCTAATATTGTTTCTTACAACGCGTTGATGGGCGCCTACGCTGTTCATGGGATGAGCGAGAACGCTCTCTCGGTTTTTCAAGAGATTAAACGGAACGGTATGTTCCCTGACGTTGTCTCCTACACGTGCCTGCTGAACTCTTACGGAAGATCAGGACAGCCTGGGAAGGCGAAGGAGGTGTTTCTTATGATGAGGAAGGAGAGGAGGAAGCCTAACGTTGTTACTTACAATGCACTCATCGATGCTTATGGATCTAACGGACTTTTACCAGAAGCTGTGGGAGTCTTCAGACAGATGGAGCAAGACGGCGTTAAGCCGAATGTTGTGTCCGTATGCACTCTTTTGTCTGCTTGTAGCAGGTCCGGGAAGAAAGTGAACGTTGAGACTGTACTATCCGCGGCGGAGGCGAGAGGTATCAAGCTCAATACTGCGGCGTATAACTCAGCCATTGGGAGCTTCATAAACGGTGCTGAGCTTGAGAAGGCTATTGCGTTGTATCAGACTATGAGGAGAAAGAAAGTCAAAGCTGATTCGGTTACTTTTACTGTCCTTATAAGCGGTTCGTGTAGGATGTCGAAGTACTCCGAAGCAGTTAGTTACTTGAAAGATATGGAAGAGCTCGGTGTTCCGATGACGAAGGAGGTGTACTCTTCTGTTCTGTGTGCTTACAGCAAACAG GGTCAAGTTACAGAAGCAGAATCTATATTCAAACAGATGAAGATGGATGGGTGCAAGCCTGATGTGATTGCGTACACTTCAATGCTCCATGCTTACAACGCTTCAg AGAAGTGGGAAAAGGCTTGTGAACTCTTTCTGGAGATGGAAGACAATGGAGTAGAACCAGACTCTATTGCATGTTCAGCCTTGATGAAAGCTTTTAACAAGGGAGGTCAACCATCAAATGTCTTTATTCTAATGGATTTGATGCGGGAAAAGGAAGTCCCCTTCACTGGAGCGGTGTTCTTTGAGATCTTTTCGGCTTGTAACAC CTTGCAGGAATGGAAAAGAGCGATAGATCTCATCCAAATGATGGAACCGTACTTGCCATCACTTTCTATCGGCTTAACTAACCAGATGCTGCATCTTTTTGGGAAGAGTGGTAAAGTGGAAGCAATGATGAAG CTGTTCTATAAGATAATAGCATCTGGTGTTGAAATCAACCTCAAGACTTATGCAGTATTGTTGGAACATCTTTTAGCTGTTGGAAACTGGAGAAAATACATTGAG GTTTTGGAATGGATGAATGATGGTGGTATTCAACCGTCAACACAAATGTATCGTGACATTATTTCCTTTGGTGAAAGAAGTGCAGGGATCGAGTTCGAGCCCCTAATACGCCAAAAACTAG CATCACTGAGAAACAAAGGAGTTGGTGGTAATCTGAGTAAAGCTCATTAA